From a single Oncorhynchus nerka isolate Pitt River linkage group LG11, Oner_Uvic_2.0, whole genome shotgun sequence genomic region:
- the LOC115136681 gene encoding non-histone chromosomal protein HMG-14-like — protein MPKRSKANNDTEVEPKRRSTRLSSKPTTPAKAEPKAKTPVKAAAKPKKVKAVVEKAKPEEKKEDPEEEATPAENGEAKAEEEAAEEEDADADEPEKEEDEAE, from the exons ATGCCGAAAAGAAGCAAA GCAAATAATGACACTGAAGTCGAG CCAAAGAGGAGATCCACAAGGTTATCTTCT AAACCCACTACTCCAGCTAAAGCAGAGCCTAAGGCGAAG ACACCAGTCAAGGCAGCAGCCAAACCCAAAAAGGTAAAGGCGGTAGTAGAGAAGGCCAAACCTGAGGAGAAGAAAGAAGATCCTGAGGAAGAAGCAACACCGGCAGAAAACGGAGAGGCCAAAGCTGAGGAG GAGGCAGCAGAAGAGGAAGATGCTGATGCAGACGAGCctgagaaagaggaggatgaggcaGAATAA
- the LOC115136684 gene encoding guided entry of tail-anchored proteins factor 1-like, with protein sequence MAAGCAWFLVLGSVFLCNLFKTLLPTISSFLLKVLQKDAEQERDMRAEIQEMKKEHNSVSMMDEFARYARLERKINKMTDKLKTHVKSRTAQQAKMKWMVNIGFYILQAALMISLIWKYYADPVTVVPSKWIAPLEQLVAFPSGVAGGVGITCWLVVCNKVASIGLHAIS encoded by the exons ATGGCTGCGGGGTGCGCTTGGTTCCTGGTGTTGGGATCTGTCTTTTTGTGCAATCTCTTCAAAACACTCTTGCCGACTATTTCCTCTTTC ctaTTGAAGGTCCTTCAGAAAGATGCTGAGCAGGAGAGGGATATGCGGGCTGAGATccaggagatgaagaaggagcaCAACTCCGTTAGCATGATGGATGAGTTTGCCAGATACGCCAGACTAGAGCGCAAAATCAACAAGATGACTGACAAGCTGAAGACACATG TCAAGTCTAGAACTGCTCAACAAGCCAAAATGAAATGGATGGTGAATATAGGTTTTTACATCCTCCAG GCTGCTCTGATGATCTCCCTGATTTGGAAGTATTATGCTGACCCAGTGACTGTTGTACCCAGTAAGTGGATTGCCCCCCTGGAGCAGCTGGTGGCATTCCCATCTGGAGTAGCAG GTGGTGTTGGAATCACATGCTGGCTGGTGGTGTGCAACAAAGTGGCGTCTATTGGTCTACATGCAATTAGCTAA